CGCCCACCTCCAATTCATCAAGGAGGTCAAGACCGGGAGCGGCGACGAGGTCTCCTACTCCCGCCGGGAACACGACCGCATCGACCTCGCGGCCCGGCTCGAGCGCGCCGCGGACGGGCGGAAGACCCTGCGCCTGACCGCGAGCCTCCCCGCGGACGCGCCGTCGACCGAGCTGTCCCGCGACCCCGCCCGTTACTGGGAGCTGCGCCTCGCCGACGACGCATCGGGCTGGGCGACGACCTTCCTGGTCCCCGTCTACCGCTGACGGCTACTTCCTGCCGGCGACCTCGTCGGCGAGCGCCCCCATCCCGTAGACGGCGCGCAGCGCCTCGAGGATGCCCGAGGAGTGAACCGCGACCGTGCGGTTGCGCGCGTCGTCGTAGGCGTAGCGCCCGACGAGCGAGTGGATGTTGCCGTCGAACACGAGCCCGACGTACTCGCCTTTCGCGTTGACGATCGGCGAGCCGGAATTGCCGCCGATGATGTCGTTGGTGGTCACGAAGTTGACCTTCGTGCCGAGCTTGAGCTTGGCCTTGGCGGCCTTGACGCGCGGCGCGAGGTCGAACGGGGGCTTCTCGGAGTGGCCGATCGCGCGGTCATAGAGCCCGTAAAAGGTCGTGAACGGCGCCACCAGAGTCGTCCCCTGCTCGTAGCCCGCCACCTTGCCGTAGGACATCCGGAGCGTGAAGGTCGCGTCGGGATAGGTGGACTTGCCGTACACGGCGAAGCGCGCCTTGGCGATGCGGTTTCCCTCGGCCACGGTCACGCTCTCGATCTCGTCCTCGTACCACTTGCGCTGCGCGCGGTACACAGGGTCGAGCTTGCGCGCCCAGACGATCAGCGCGTCGTCCGAGTCCGCGACGGCCTTCTCGCCGCCCTCGATCAGCTTCCTGCGCGCGGCGACGTCGAACAGCCTCGTGCCCGCGATCAGGTCCTTGGCGACCTTCGCCGGCTCCCCGCCGCCGATGGCGGCGCGCACGAAGTCGTCGTTCTCGCCGAGCTCGCGGACCGCGTCCTCGAGGGCGCGGCGGAGGAAGAACTCCTCCATGTCGGGATACATCGGCGCCGGGGAGAACAGGCGGAACTTCAGGGACTCGAGAGCCGAGTCGCGGAACTCCTCGTAGCGCTTGTCGTTGGGCTTGGCGACCTCGGCGACGTACCGGACGACGGTGTTGGCCAGGCCCGCGACCTTCGTCGCGTCGAAGCGGCGGTACGTCGTCTGGATGCGGCGGTCGCCGGCCTTCTTGGTCGCCGCGGCGATCTTGTCCCACGAGCCCTTCGCGCCCGCGGTCGACTCGTCCTTGGACTCGGCGACGGACTTGCGCAGCCCGTCCTCGGCGGCCCTCAGCGAGCCCAGGAGCTTCGGATCGAGCAGGCCCTCGTACTCGCCGGTCACGGCCTTGATCGCGTTCTCGATGCCGAAGATGCGGTCCTTGGAGCGGCGCTGCTGCTCGGCGCCGAGCTTGGCGTAGGCGTAGTAGTCCGCGCGCTTCTCGGCGGCGGCCTTCAGGTACAGCGGCAGGCCGAGGTCCCGCGCGTACTCGAGCTGGGCGACGGTGTCGAGGCGGTCGGTGCGGCCCGGATGGCCGGTCACGAAGACGAGCTCGCCGTCGGCGGCGCCGTCCTTGGACCACTTCAAGTAGTGCTCGATCTTCACGGGCTTGCCGTTCTCGTAGACGCGGAAGAACGCGAAGTCGAGCGCGAAGCGCGGGTAGGTGAAGTTGTCGGAGTCGCCGCCGTAGAACGCGGCCTGCAGCTCGGGAGCCATGACGAGGCGCATGTCGGTGTACTTCTTGTAGCGGTACAGCCAGTACTCCCCGCCCTGGTACAGCTCGACGACGTCGGAGCGCAGCCCCGTCTCGTCGGTCGAGGCCTTCGTGATGCGAGAGATCTCCCCCTTGCGCTGCTCGTTCTGGTCCTTGTCGGAGGCCTTCGGGTCCACCGCCCCGCGGACGCGGGCCGTGACGTCCTCCATCGAGACGAGGACGTTGACCTCGAGGTCGGGGCAGGCGATCTCGCCCTTGAGGCCCTTCGCGAAGAAGCCCTCCTTCACGTAGTCCTTCTTCGGCGTGGACATCTTCTGCAGCTGGCCGAGCGCCACGTGATGGTTCGTCAGCACGAGGCCGTTCTTCGACACGAACGCCCCCGAGCCGCCGTCGTTGAAGCGCACCGAGGCCAGGCGCAGGTGGTCGATCCACTCCTGCTTCGGCGTGAAGCCGTAGCGGTCCCTGAGGAGCTTGATCGGGAGGTTGTCGAACGTCCACATGCCCTCGTCGCCGCGCAGCTGCGGCGTCGCGGCGACGGTCAGCGCCGCGGCCATCACGGCGGCGCGTGCGGTGCGATTGCGGGTCTGGGGGGTCGCGGACATGGGAAAGCCTCCTGAAGAAGGCGCTGATTCTAGCAAACCGCCGATATGGCTGGTGCCTGGCATTCCACTTTTTCACTTTTCGTCATGCAACTTTTTCCGGGGCTCATTCGTATGATAGGTATGGGACGACGACCACGCGTTCACTTTTCAGGGGCGGTCTTCCACGCGATAGCTCACGGGGTGGAGGGTCAGGACATCTTCCTCGATGATGCGGACCGCGTGAATTTCCTGGATGACCTGCGCCGTCTGGTCCAAGAATCCGGGGCCAGCCTCCTCGCCTATTGCCTCATGGGCAACCACTTTCACCTCGCGATACAAGTCGGGAACATCACCCTCTCGTCGATCATGCACCGCCTACTGACCCGCCACGCGAAGGCCTTCAATCTGCGTCACGATCGGAAGGGCCATTTGTTCTGGTCTCGCCATGATGAGTTTCTATGCAGCGACGAGAAATACTTGGCCGGCCTGATCCGCTACATCCATATGAATCCGGTCAAAGCGGGGCTCGTGAAGAAGCCCGAAGATTGGCCGTGGTCGAGCTTGGAAGGTAACCCGATGCCCGCGGATGCCGCCGGAGGCATCGATGAATTCGATCCCTGGGCCCGGGTCGAAACAACCCCGCCAGACCTGGTCCGGCCTGCCCAGATCGACATGCCGAGCATCGACGAACTTGGGCTGGGAATCGCCAATAGAATGGGTATCCCGGTCCCGGAACTTCGTTCCAATACCTACTGCAGGCCGGTAGTCGCCGCGAAAAGACTTCTTACCCGGGAGGCCATCAAAAGCGGACACCCACTCGTTGCCATCGGGCGCTGGTTGAATTCGTCACCAGCGACGATAAGCCGCTACGCCCGGAGCAATAGTGAAAAAGTGGAATGCCAGGCACCAATCAGATCGCGACGGTGAAGAAGAACTCGCTGCCTTTGCCGGGCTCGGAGCGCAGGCCGGCCGAGCCGCCGTGGGCCTCGGCGACGCTCTTGACGAAGGCCAGGCCGAGGCCGAAGCCGGGGATCTGGCCGGTGAAGTCCGCGTCGATCTGGTAGAACTTGCGGAAGAGCTTGGGCTGCTCCTCCCCGGGGATGCCGGGGCCGTCGTCCTTGACGGCGAACCGGAGGAAGCCGTCCGTCCGCGCGACGGCCACCTCGACGCCCTTCTTCGGCGCGGGGTTGAACTTCACCGCGTTCTCGACGAGGTTGGCGACGGCCTCCTTGACGAGGAACGCGTCGACCTTCGCCTTCGGCAGCGACGCCGCGGTCTTCGCGTCCCAGGCTACCGTGACGCCCGCCCCGAACTCGAGCCCGCGCAAGGCGGCGTCCACGACGTCCGCCGGCGCGGTCTCCGCGCGGTCGAGGACGATGTTCTCGGGGCTCTGCACGGCGGTGAAGGTGATCAGCTTCTCGACGAGGCGGGCGAGCTTCTCGTCTTCGCCCTGGATCTTGGAGAGCATCTTGCGCTGGTCAGGGCTGAAGTTCTTCTCGTCGCCGCGCAGCAGCTCCAGGTTGCCGAGCGCGATGGCCAGCGGCGTGCGCAGCTTGTGCGAGACGATGGACAGGAAGTTGCGGGCGAGGGACTCCCCCCGCTTCTCGAGCGTCGCGTCGTGGAAGATCATCAGGAAGCCGGCGTGGACGTTGTGGTCGCCGAGCCGGTCGGCCACGCCGGAGAGGATCAGCAGCTGCGGCGCCTCGCGGCGGAGCTCGAACGGCGTGATGCGCGACCTCCCCGCGAGGACGGCCGGGAGCGGGGGCTTGGCCGTGTAATCCGGCGTCACGGCCTCGGCCATGGTGGCCGCCGGGCGGTCCTGGCGGCCGAGCAAAGCGCGGGCGGCGGGGTTCATCAGGAGGACGCGGCCGTCCGGGTCGGTGAGGACCAGCCCCTCGCGCGTGTCGTTGAAGATGTTCGCGAGCTTCTCCTTCTCCTCCTGGAGGCCGCGGAACAGCAGGGAGTTGGCCACGGTCATCTCGTTGAACGCGCGCGCGAGCGTGCCGATCTCGTCCCGGGACTTCACCTCGACCTGGACGCTGAAGTTGCCGCGGCCGGCCTCGCGCGCGGCGGCGGCGAGCTTCGGCAGGGCGCGGGTGATCCAGCCCACGATCAGGATCGTGCCGAGCGCCGACACGAGGGTCGCGACGGCGGCGATCGCGATGATCTTCCGCTTCGGCGCCCGCAGCGCCTCCTCGAGCGAGCGCTCGTTGAAGCCGATGCGGGCCGTCCCCACGCGCCGCGGCCCGACCACGATCGGCGCGCTGAGGTCGTAGACGACGCCTCCCCCGTCCTCCCGATGCCGCTGGAGCTCGACGCGGTCCGAGGCCAGCGCCTTCACCGAGAACGGGTCCGCGAGGCGGTCTCCGATGCGCGTCGGGTCGCTGTGCGAGAGCACCGCCCCGTCCTTGTCGACGACGCCGGCGTAGGTGACCGCCTTCTCCTTGACCATCTCCTCGACGTGGAAATGCAGGGAGAACGGGTCGAGCTTCGGGAAGATCGCCTCGCGCGAGGAGCGCGCGAAGAACTCCGCGCGGACCTTCATCTCGCCGATCAGCCCTTCCTCGATGCCGCTGACGATCTGGCGCGCCATCAGGGCGATGACCGAGAGCACGAGCAGGCAGGTCAGCAGGGAGAGCTTGGCGGAGAGCGAGCGGAGCGGGTTCATCTTCATCAGTAGAGCACCGCGATCTTGAGCTTCTGGGTGCTGACGCGCGAGCCGTAGCGCTTCTCGATCACCGCGACGTAGCCGCCCGGGGACACGCGCATGCCGGAGTCGTTGTTCCCGTTCCAGGTCATGATCTGGTTGCCGCCGGCGAACGCGCGCGCGTCGCTGCGTACCAGGCGCCCCTGGAGCGTGAAGATCTTGAGCGTGACGTCGGCCGCCTCCTCGAGGTAGAAGCCGATCTGCGCGTCGCCGCGAGCGGGGCTGAAGGGGCTCGGCCAGGTGAAGGGCTTGGAGATCGGCACGTTCTGCGCGGGGATGAACACGGGCACCGCCGCGCTGACCGGCGAGAAGAGGCTGTAGACGCCGGCGTTGGAGCGCGCCCGCACCTGGGCGTAGTAGCTGCGGCCGGTGAGCATGCCCGTCGCGGAGTAGGACGCGACGGACACGTTCCCGGCGAACAAGTCGCTGGCGCCCGGCAGCGAGCCGACGATCAGGTTGTAGTCGAGGATGCCGACCGGGCTCGTCGCCTCGGCCCAGGCGAAGACGGCGTTCCCGTCGTACGAGAACGCGCGGTCCGATATCGGCGCGCCCGGGGCCGCGGGCGCCGTCGTGTCCGAGAGGTTGCCCGCGGTCGTCGAGATCACCGTCGAGAAGGCGCTCGGCGTGCCGCTGCGGTTGACGGCGCGCACGCGCAGGAAGTACTGCGTGCCCGGGGTCAAAGTGAAGAAGGTGGCCGACAGCGCGAGCGTGGTCGAGGAGTCGGTCAGCGAGAAGAAGTTGTCCGAGGACACCTGGGCCGTGTACAGCGTGTCCGTGGGGTTGGACCCGGCTGACCACGTGAAGACGCCGCTCGTGATGTGGATCGGCCCCGCGGCCGGCGACGCGGGAACGGCGGCGAGCGTCGCCGTCGACTGTGTCGCGAGGTAGGCCGTAGGGACGCCGTCGAGGTTCACGGCCCGCACGCGGAAGTAATAGGTCGTGTTGGGGGACAGTCCGGCGGGCGATGAGGATACCGCCGCGGCGAAGGTCGTCGAGACCGGCGCCGCGAAAGCCGACGAGGTCGAGGCGTCGAGCTCGTAGGTCGTGTACGAGGGATTCGCCCCGGCCGACCAGCCGAAGGTCAGAGAGGTCGCCGCGAGGGCGCTGAACGCGGGCGCCGAGGGCTCGGCCGCCAAGGTATGCGTGGAGACCGCGTTCGAGGGGAGCGAGTCCCCCCAATCAGTGTAGGCGGTCACGAAGCGCATGTAGGTCGTGTTCGGCGTCAGCCCCGTTTCCGTGGTTCCCGAGGCCAGGCTCGATGCGGTCGTCTGAGGGGTGGAATAGGGCGCCGTGGCGCTCGAAGGGAACAACCGATACGACTGCGAAGCGGCGGGACCGTCGCCGAACGAAGGTGCGGTGCTCCAGGTCCAACTGATCGAGGTCGAGTGGACGGTCGAGGCGGCGAAGGCGGACGCGGAGGAAGCGACGACGCCGAAGCTCACGGAGCCGACGGCTCCCGCCGCCGGCGGAGTGGAAGAATCGACGCTGCCCGAGACGAAGACGCCGCCAGCCGTGCCGGCTGCGGTCGACAGAGTCACGACGCCGAACGAAGACGAGGAGTAGAAGAGCTTGATGCGCCCGCCGCCGCCTCCGCCGCCAGGGGCTTTATTGGGAAAAACGAAACTAGAGGTCACGTTTCCGCCGCCATGCCCCTTGGCCGACAACCGGGATCCGTCCGCGAGCGTGAGCCCCCCCGTCGCTCGCAGAAGGATGGTCCCGCCGCCGCCGCCGCCGCCGCCGCCGGGATGGACCTGGCTCGCGGTGACGGTCACGACGTTGGCCGTCGATCCGTCGACGAGGATCGAGCCCGTGATGGTCATCGACGCGGCCTCGATGTAGATCGCTGCGCCGCCAAAAGCCCCCGCCCCTCCGGCCACGACCGCTCCGCCGCCGCCCCCTCCTCCGCCGGAACCTTGAAAGGCGTCGTCCGCGGAGATCGGGCTCGTCACCGTTCCCGTCGAGCCATAGCCGGCTCCGCCCGCGGCCCCGACGCCGCCGCCGCTGTCGCCCGCGCCTGCGCCGCCCGCGCCTCCGCCTCCTCCTCCGCCGCCTCCTTTGGCCGCCGCCGCGCCGCTACCGCCTCCGCCGGTGCCTCCGCCGGTTCCGCTCGACCCTGAACTGGAAGAGTCGCCGCCCCCGCCGCCGGGCTGGCCCCGTCCCACGCCGTTGATGACGCCCGTGATCGAGACGGTCGAGGCATAGACCACGAGGTTCGGACCTGAGGCGAGCCCCGCGACGAAACCGGTGACGCCCGCCGGCACGGTGAATGAAGAGACGTTCGTATAAACGCCGGAGAGCGTGTCGCCGTTGGCGACGGTGAGCCCTCCGCCTTGGTAGTCTCCGGCGGGCAGCAGCGCGGCGCGGGCCGCGGAGGAGAGCAGAAGCGACGACAGGATCAGCTTCGCGATCATCGGGTGTACCGCAGCGCCGCCTGGATCTTCTCCTTCAAGGTCCGCGCCGAGTCGGAGGACGGGTCGATCTGGAGGAGCTCGTCGGTCAGCGCGTCGGCGGCCTTGTAGCCGCCCTTGAGGTACTGCTCGACGGCGCGGTAGTAGAGCTGCTCGAACTCCTTGCGCTTGGCGGGGGTCAGGTCCTTCTGCACCGAGGCGCGAAGGGACGCCGCGCGCTCCGCCAGGCCCGGCTCGTCGGGAACCTCTCGCAGCGCCGCCTCGACGCTGCGCAGGGCCTCGGAGAAATCCTTCACGGAGGCGTGGGCGTCGGCCTCGGCGAGCTTCGTCTTGACGAGCTCCTTGCCCTGGCGCCGGACCTGCTCGATGAAGCCGGCGACCTGCGCGTTGCCCGGGAAGCGCTTGCGCGCCTTCTCCGCCTCGAGCAGCGCCTGGCGCAGCTGGCCGCGGGTGAGGAAGGTCGAGGCCTGGGCGAGGGCCAAGGCGATCTCGCCGGCCGACTGCGCCTCGCGCAGGCCCTCCAGGCGCGTGCGCTCCTCGACGGACAGGTCCCGGTCGATGCGCGCGAGCTCGCGCGCGGCCTCGGCGTGGTCGCGGTCGAGCTCGAGCACGCCGCGCCAGTACTGGCGGCTGGCGAGCAGGTTGCCCTGGCGGTCCTGCTCGCGCGCGAGCGCCGCGCCGCGCTCGATCATCTGGCGCTTGAGAGACTCGTCCCACTTCGCG
This genomic window from Elusimicrobiota bacterium contains:
- a CDS encoding S46 family peptidase → MSATPQTRNRTARAAVMAAALTVAATPQLRGDEGMWTFDNLPIKLLRDRYGFTPKQEWIDHLRLASVRFNDGGSGAFVSKNGLVLTNHHVALGQLQKMSTPKKDYVKEGFFAKGLKGEIACPDLEVNVLVSMEDVTARVRGAVDPKASDKDQNEQRKGEISRITKASTDETGLRSDVVELYQGGEYWLYRYKKYTDMRLVMAPELQAAFYGGDSDNFTYPRFALDFAFFRVYENGKPVKIEHYLKWSKDGAADGELVFVTGHPGRTDRLDTVAQLEYARDLGLPLYLKAAAEKRADYYAYAKLGAEQQRRSKDRIFGIENAIKAVTGEYEGLLDPKLLGSLRAAEDGLRKSVAESKDESTAGAKGSWDKIAAATKKAGDRRIQTTYRRFDATKVAGLANTVVRYVAEVAKPNDKRYEEFRDSALESLKFRLFSPAPMYPDMEEFFLRRALEDAVRELGENDDFVRAAIGGGEPAKVAKDLIAGTRLFDVAARRKLIEGGEKAVADSDDALIVWARKLDPVYRAQRKWYEDEIESVTVAEGNRIAKARFAVYGKSTYPDATFTLRMSYGKVAGYEQGTTLVAPFTTFYGLYDRAIGHSEKPPFDLAPRVKAAKAKLKLGTKVNFVTTNDIIGGNSGSPIVNAKGEYVGLVFDGNIHSLVGRYAYDDARNRTVAVHSSGILEALRAVYGMGALADEVAGRK
- a CDS encoding transposase — translated: MAGAWHSTFSLFVMQLFPGLIRMIGMGRRPRVHFSGAVFHAIAHGVEGQDIFLDDADRVNFLDDLRRLVQESGASLLAYCLMGNHFHLAIQVGNITLSSIMHRLLTRHAKAFNLRHDRKGHLFWSRHDEFLCSDEKYLAGLIRYIHMNPVKAGLVKKPEDWPWSSLEGNPMPADAAGGIDEFDPWARVETTPPDLVRPAQIDMPSIDELGLGIANRMGIPVPELRSNTYCRPVVAAKRLLTREAIKSGHPLVAIGRWLNSSPATISRYARSNSEKVECQAPIRSRR
- a CDS encoding HAMP domain-containing protein, with translation MNPLRSLSAKLSLLTCLLVLSVIALMARQIVSGIEEGLIGEMKVRAEFFARSSREAIFPKLDPFSLHFHVEEMVKEKAVTYAGVVDKDGAVLSHSDPTRIGDRLADPFSVKALASDRVELQRHREDGGGVVYDLSAPIVVGPRRVGTARIGFNERSLEEALRAPKRKIIAIAAVATLVSALGTILIVGWITRALPKLAAAAREAGRGNFSVQVEVKSRDEIGTLARAFNEMTVANSLLFRGLQEEKEKLANIFNDTREGLVLTDPDGRVLLMNPAARALLGRQDRPAATMAEAVTPDYTAKPPLPAVLAGRSRITPFELRREAPQLLILSGVADRLGDHNVHAGFLMIFHDATLEKRGESLARNFLSIVSHKLRTPLAIALGNLELLRGDEKNFSPDQRKMLSKIQGEDEKLARLVEKLITFTAVQSPENIVLDRAETAPADVVDAALRGLEFGAGVTVAWDAKTAASLPKAKVDAFLVKEAVANLVENAVKFNPAPKKGVEVAVARTDGFLRFAVKDDGPGIPGEEQPKLFRKFYQIDADFTGQIPGFGLGLAFVKSVAEAHGGSAGLRSEPGKGSEFFFTVAI
- a CDS encoding fibronectin type III domain-containing protein; this encodes MIAKLILSSLLLSSAARAALLPAGDYQGGGLTVANGDTLSGVYTNVSSFTVPAGVTGFVAGLASGPNLVVYASTVSITGVINGVGRGQPGGGGGDSSSSGSSGTGGGTGGGGSGAAAAKGGGGGGGGGAGGAGAGDSGGGVGAAGGAGYGSTGTVTSPISADDAFQGSGGGGGGGGAVVAGGAGAFGGAAIYIEAASMTITGSILVDGSTANVVTVTASQVHPGGGGGGGGGTILLRATGGLTLADGSRLSAKGHGGGNVTSSFVFPNKAPGGGGGGGRIKLFYSSSSFGVVTLSTAAGTAGGVFVSGSVDSSTPPAAGAVGSVSFGVVASSASAFAASTVHSTSISWTWSTAPSFGDGPAASQSYRLFPSSATAPYSTPQTTASSLASGTTETGLTPNTTYMRFVTAYTDWGDSLPSNAVSTHTLAAEPSAPAFSALAATSLTFGWSAGANPSYTTYELDASTSSAFAAPVSTTFAAAVSSSPAGLSPNTTYYFRVRAVNLDGVPTAYLATQSTATLAAVPASPAAGPIHITSGVFTWSAGSNPTDTLYTAQVSSDNFFSLTDSSTTLALSATFFTLTPGTQYFLRVRAVNRSGTPSAFSTVISTTAGNLSDTTAPAAPGAPISDRAFSYDGNAVFAWAEATSPVGILDYNLIVGSLPGASDLFAGNVSVASYSATGMLTGRSYYAQVRARSNAGVYSLFSPVSAAVPVFIPAQNVPISKPFTWPSPFSPARGDAQIGFYLEEAADVTLKIFTLQGRLVRSDARAFAGGNQIMTWNGNNDSGMRVSPGGYVAVIEKRYGSRVSTQKLKIAVLY